Genomic window (Acidobacteriota bacterium):
AGAACGTCGCCCAGCGTCATCCGGTCGGAGGTCTTGAGCGACAGCGCTTGCAGCGATGCTCCGCGCAGGTTATCGACATCGGGTGAAGTCAGCCGCCGCACCGTCAGCGACACGGTGGGCTCGAAGCCGCCGTTGAAACGATTCGAATAGGTCGTCCGGAGCACAGCCGCTGGCATGCCGCTCCCATAGCCGACATTACCGTTGAAACTCAAAGTTCCGGCCGAGGTCAGCGAGCGCTCGAGGGAAAACCCGGTGCTCATATCGGCACCGCCGCCGAAGCCATTCGACTCCGAACCGGCCATAAATACCAAAGAACCTTTGAGATCGCGATCGCCACTATCCCCGGCAATTACAGTCGTCCCATCGGGGAGAATGCGCAGAATCGAGCGATTGGATACGGAACGCAGTGTCCACTTCCAATCGTCGTCATCCGCAGGCCCGCGCAGCGGTCCCAACTGGATGGCTTCGAAAAGCGTGGTGAGCGTGACGTTGACCATCAACTTCCCGCCGGCGCGCAGGCCGACCTTTTCGCGCAACGCGGGAAGGAATGAAGGCGCGCTTACTTTGAGGTTGTAGGTGCCGGGCAGAAGACCTGAAATGGAGTAGAAGCCCCGGTCGTCCGTGAAGACCCGTGAGCCAAGCATGGCCGTTCCAAGCAGTTCGACAGCAGCGCCCATCTGCGGTACTCCACCGGCATTGCGAACGTATCCCGAGATCGTGCCGGGCGTGGCTGCTGACCACGCTGGAAGCGCCAGGCCCATGACCACCATGAGAAACCCGAGCTTACGGAACATATCTCTCCCTACCACACTTGGAAAAACCAGGCGGCCAGTCTACTCCACGACAAAAGTTGCCGTTGGGTCGACAGTCTGCTTGGAAATGTTGTCGTTCACCTTGATCTCGATCTTATAAATACCGGGCTGCAAGTTCGCCGCTGCCAGGGTCTTCTGCAGCGTGACTTGCTCGCCGACATTGCCCATGGTTTCGGTCGATTCAACGGTGTGGATGACTGCCTTGTTGGCAGAGTCCGTCACGTTGTATTCGATCGTCGCCGAGGGCTTGTGCGTCTTCTCGTCAACCCCAAGATTGTAAACCTGCATCCAGAAATTCAGCTTCTGGTTACGCTTGAACGAAATCGGCTTGCCATCCGAGGGAGCCACGCGGGGACGCACTTTCGTAGCGCCAATGACAAAGTTGCCGGTACCCACATTCTTGGCGGCGACAGGCTCCATCTGATCGGCCACGATCAGCGATGAGTTGCTCAGGCGGTCATCGCTGAAGTCAGGAACCGGAAGAGCTCGGCTCCATGTTCCCGTACGATCGCCGTTCACGTCCTTTACCACGATATCCAGGCGATAACGTCCAGGCTTGAGCGGCAAGGCCTTCCAGTACACGGAAGAATTTTCCGCAGTGCGAGGCAGCAATTCAGCGGGGACATCGACCTGCACTGTGTCTTCGAACGTCTGGGCGATACGGCCCGTCAGCGTCGTCACGCGACCGAAAATATTCACGGTACCGCGTTCGATGCCTTCCTTGTTCTGGAACGTGACATCGCGATTCTTGATCTGCACAGTGACTGGGACAAGAACTGTGTCACTGGTTACTTTGACGAAGTCAGCGCGCACATCAAAGGGCATCGGGTTCAGCACAACTTTGTGCGTCACTAACTCGTTCTCGAGATCCTTGAACTTGATGGCAGGAGCCTTGCTCAACGCGGCGAACTGTTCCAGCCGATCAAACTGCTTGGTCTGAATATCTTTATTGAACGGCGACGTCCCAAGCCGCTCCATACCCCCGCCCGTAAAACGACTGGCCTTGCTGGACATTCCCATCTGTTCGTAGAGGGTAAGACCACCGTTCGGCGTATAGAGCAGGGCATCTTTTTCCGAGCGATCGATCGTCATGTGGTAGTCGCCGCACATGCAGGTATCCACAAACTCGATGATCACTTCCTGTCCAATGCCTTCCAGGTAGCGATAGCGCCATTGTTCAAACGGGAAGGTGGAGGTAGAGCCGCCGCCTTCTTCCATGGGACGCTCATACGTACCACCCGAAGGATGAGATTCAATCTCATCTGCCGGTCCGAACACGATGTACATGCGGCCGCGATCGGTCTTCCAGCCGGGGATACCAGCGGGAAAATGTTCGTTGGCGTAAGCGATACGCCGGTAGTGCTCTTCTTTGAATTCGTTTTCGGCAGTGTCCGGCGTTGGATCGCGGCGCTGCCAGAACGACTCGATGAAGTTCTCGCGCTCTTCATCGTTCGAAAGCTGTTTGAAAGCCGATCGTTCTTCGTCGGTGATGATCCAGGCTACGTCCTGGTCCAACCAGATCTTGTCGCGGTGGCTCAACTCTGCGCGCAGCGACTTGGAATTTTTCTTTTTCTCTTTTTGAGTCAGAGGGCGCTTGAGCGGATCGGTCTGGCCGTCGGGTGACGCCTGGGCATCCGCTTCACCTTTGTCCTTCTCCTGCGCAAAAGCAATGCTCCCCAACCCCAGTACAGCACCCACCATCAAAACAGCCAGAGAGCACCTGCGAAAACGTGCGGAAAGCATAGACGGGCCTACCTCGCGAGAACAGCTATTGAGTGATTCTATGTTCATTGGATACATGAAGGCAAGCAAAAGTGGCCTGACAGAAAAGAATTCCTTAATGAAATCCTGACCCTAGATGCCTTAAGAATCCGTGACTTGCGGGCTTTCGCACGTCCGGGATGAAGACCCGGACTGTTCAGTTATGGTCAGGCTATAATGTTCGGTTGTTAGGTTTCCCTCTGGCGCGACAATTGAGCAGCAACAGCCAAGGCCTGCACCGGGAACTTTCTCCCTCGTAGGAACGTAACTGTTTACAGCGCAACGATTGCGGCCTTCGACATTCCCTTAACCGGGATATCGAGCAGGGGCAATCCGAGACGATAGGCAGAGTCGTCGCCGGCATTGAAAACCTGACCGCAGGACGGTTCATGAAGACTTGGAAAAAAGTACTGATCGGAATCGGCGTTGCGCTGGTTCTTGTGATCATCGTCAGTGTGACGGTGTACCAGAGCCGCAAGAATCTCGTCACCGTACAAACGGGCAAGGCGCAGAAGCAGAACCTGGCTTCGGTAGTAAGCGCCTCGGGCGAGATCAAACCGAAGACCTACGTCAACATTGGCGCCAATGCCTTTGGCAAGATCGTCAAGCTCCATGTCAGGGAAGGCGACCACGTAAAGAAAGGCCAATTGCTGGCACAACTGGAAAACGTGCAGTCGTCTGCTGACGTGAACGCGATGCGTGCGTCCGTGCAGGCTGCTGAAACCGATTCGGTTGCGTCCGACGCTGCGCTGAAGACTGCGATGGCCGATCTCAACCGCGCCAAGTCCGACGCGGAGCGCGCCAAACTCGACTATGATCGTGCCACCGGCCTCTATCAGGACAAGCTCATCGCCAAGCAGGACTACGACGCCCGTAAAGCCACCTGGGAGCAGGCGGACGCGGGTATGGCTCAGGCGGTGGCTCGGATTGCCCAGGCAAAGGCGCAAAAGGATTCGGCCGAAAAGCGGATCACGCAAAATAGTGCGAACCTCACGCGCGTTTCCGACGTACTACGAAAGACGACTTACGAGGCTCCCTACGACGGGATTATTACCAATCTCCCGGTACGGGAAGGCGAGACCGTAGTCATCGGAATTCAGAATTCGCCAGGCAGCACGCTGATGACGCTTGCGGACATGTCGGTGATTACTTCGGAGGTCAAGGTGGACGAGACTGATATCGTCAACGTGCACCTCGGCCAACCTGCTGAAGTCACCATCGACGCCATTCCCCGCAAGACTTTCCATGGCACAGTCACCGAGATCGGCAACAATGCCATCGTCCGTTCAACCGGCGTGGCGACGTCGCAACAGAGTTCGACCAGCCAGGAAGCAAAAGATTTCAAAGTGGTCGTTACCCTGAACGATCCACCGGCCGACCTGCGTCCCGGACTCTCCTCGACTGCAAAAATCACGACGGCGACTCGGCCGAGCGTGCTCAGCGTGCCGATCCAGGCGCTGACCGTTCGCAACCGCGCCGACCTGGAAAACAAAGCTGGCGAGAAAGGTTCGGTGAAGGCCGCAAGTGTGCCCACCGACGCATCCAAGGCAAAAGACGAAGTGCAGGGCGTCTTCGTCATCCGGAATAAGAAAGCGGAGTTCGTACCGGTGGATACCGGGATCAGCGGAACAACCGATATCGAGGTCACCAAGGGGCTGCAAGAAAGCGACGAAGTCATCACGGGCAGTTACAAGGTGCTACGCACGTTGAAGCCGGGGACGACGGTCAAGGTCGATAACTCGGCTCCGAAGAAGGAAGTAGAAAGCAGTTCGTAAGCGGGAGAGCGCGGCCTCGGCCGTGGCGAGCCCGAAGTGAATGTCAGGCGGGGCTTACGTCCCGGGTCGTTCTAACCTCTGCCGGTTTGGAACGTCCAACGCAAGAACGGCAAGAACGGAGCTAAGCGTGTCCGAGCCGGAACTGGAGAAAAAAATGGCCACAGCAGAAGTCCTCCCGATCGATCGACTGGAAACCCGGTCGGCGCCCAACTCTGCCATGATCTCGACCATCGATCTGTGGAAGACCTATGACATGGGCTCGGAACAGCAGGTCCATGCTCTGCGCGGAATCAACCTGCGCATCCAGAGCAACGAATACGTGGCGATCATGGGTCCATCCGGCTCCGGCAAATCGACGCTGATGAACCTGATCGGCTGTCTCGACTCGCCCTCCAAGGGCCAGTACTGGCTGAATGGACAACAGGTCAGCGAACTGGACGACGACGAACTGGCACGCATCCGCAACAAAGAAATCGGATTCGTTTTCCAGACTTTTAACCTGCTGGCCCGTGCCACTGCTCTGCACAACGTCGAGTTGCCGTTGATCTATGCCGGCATCCCCTCTGAAGAGCGTGCCCAGCGTGCCAAGGCGGCATTGACTGCCGTTGGCATGGAATCCCGCATGAGCCACAAGCCCAACGAACTCTCCGGCGGACAACGCCAGCGCGTCGCGATTGCGCGTGCCCTGGTCAACAAGCCGTCGATCATCCTGGCTGACGAGCCTACCGGCAACCTCGACTCGCAGACGGGCACGGAAATCATGGCCGTCCTCGATCGTCTGCACTCGGAAGGCAACACGATCGTGCTGGTAACGCACGAACATGACATCGCTGAGTACGCGCATCGCGTGGTCTACATCAAGGACGGCGTGGTCGCGAAAGACGAAGTGAAACGCTAGCACACGGTTCGCAGTTCAGAAGACGCCTGGCGAGAGCCAGGCGTTTTTGTTTGCCTACTTGAGAATCAAATCCGAATATTCCGGATGAGTCTTAACGTATCCCGCAACCGTCGGGCAGATCACATCAACCTTCTTGTGATTCTCCCGGGCCCACTCGAACGCAGTCCGCGCGAGCGACGATGACAGGCCCTGACCACGCAGTGCTTCGGGCACCTCGGTGTGGCGAAGCTCCAGCACAGGCCCGGCAAGCGCATATTCCAGATAGGCCACCTGCCCGTTTTGCTCCAGTTCAAAGCGCCCAGTAGTGACCAACTCGGGAGCGGTGTTTTTTTTGCCGAACAACTTCATGGACTGGAATTATAGATTCAGGCTTCGGGAAAGGGACGCAACAAAAGGGGACAATGCGGAGACCAACTCTCTCGCCCGGATGTGGGGATGAGAGCGCGACTGGCTCCAACTACGGTTGCGGGGTTCCGCTGACTTTTTCGAGTTCCGGAGTGATCCGCGATTGCGCGGCGGACCTGGCCACGAAGAAATTGTGGTCGTAGAGGTTGCGGTAGATGCGTCCCGTAATCTCGGCTGCTTTGGGACCGTAGGTAGGACGGCCGCCACGCAGGAAGACCACCGTCACGATGCGGCCAATGTCGGTATTGGCGTAGGAAGCAAACCATCCGAAGCGCGTGCCGGCGTGCGAGCACGTGCCGGTCTTGCCGAGAATCGATTCTTCGCTGAAATTCAGACGTAGACTGCGGGCCGTGCCGTACTGGACCGCTCCAGCCATACCGTCACTAATTTCCGGAATGACGTTGGCGATATCGAGATGACGCTTCACGCGCGGCTGAAAATCGGCAACGCCTTCGGGCGTATTTGGATGCTGTAAATAGTAGAGGGTGCCGCCATTGGCAATCGACGAAACGAGTGCGCCCAATTGCAGCGGAGTCATCGAAATGCCTTCGCCGAACGAGCACATCTTGCCAACTCCGCC
Coding sequences:
- a CDS encoding efflux RND transporter periplasmic adaptor subunit codes for the protein MKTWKKVLIGIGVALVLVIIVSVTVYQSRKNLVTVQTGKAQKQNLASVVSASGEIKPKTYVNIGANAFGKIVKLHVREGDHVKKGQLLAQLENVQSSADVNAMRASVQAAETDSVASDAALKTAMADLNRAKSDAERAKLDYDRATGLYQDKLIAKQDYDARKATWEQADAGMAQAVARIAQAKAQKDSAEKRITQNSANLTRVSDVLRKTTYEAPYDGIITNLPVREGETVVIGIQNSPGSTLMTLADMSVITSEVKVDETDIVNVHLGQPAEVTIDAIPRKTFHGTVTEIGNNAIVRSTGVATSQQSSTSQEAKDFKVVVTLNDPPADLRPGLSSTAKITTATRPSVLSVPIQALTVRNRADLENKAGEKGSVKAASVPTDASKAKDEVQGVFVIRNKKAEFVPVDTGISGTTDIEVTKGLQESDEVITGSYKVLRTLKPGTTVKVDNSAPKKEVESSS
- a CDS encoding GWxTD domain-containing protein, which gives rise to MLSARFRRCSLAVLMVGAVLGLGSIAFAQEKDKGEADAQASPDGQTDPLKRPLTQKEKKKNSKSLRAELSHRDKIWLDQDVAWIITDEERSAFKQLSNDEERENFIESFWQRRDPTPDTAENEFKEEHYRRIAYANEHFPAGIPGWKTDRGRMYIVFGPADEIESHPSGGTYERPMEEGGGSTSTFPFEQWRYRYLEGIGQEVIIEFVDTCMCGDYHMTIDRSEKDALLYTPNGGLTLYEQMGMSSKASRFTGGGMERLGTSPFNKDIQTKQFDRLEQFAALSKAPAIKFKDLENELVTHKVVLNPMPFDVRADFVKVTSDTVLVPVTVQIKNRDVTFQNKEGIERGTVNIFGRVTTLTGRIAQTFEDTVQVDVPAELLPRTAENSSVYWKALPLKPGRYRLDIVVKDVNGDRTGTWSRALPVPDFSDDRLSNSSLIVADQMEPVAAKNVGTGNFVIGATKVRPRVAPSDGKPISFKRNQKLNFWMQVYNLGVDEKTHKPSATIEYNVTDSANKAVIHTVESTETMGNVGEQVTLQKTLAAANLQPGIYKIEIKVNDNISKQTVDPTATFVVE
- a CDS encoding ABC transporter ATP-binding protein; its protein translation is MISTIDLWKTYDMGSEQQVHALRGINLRIQSNEYVAIMGPSGSGKSTLMNLIGCLDSPSKGQYWLNGQQVSELDDDELARIRNKEIGFVFQTFNLLARATALHNVELPLIYAGIPSEERAQRAKAALTAVGMESRMSHKPNELSGGQRQRVAIARALVNKPSIILADEPTGNLDSQTGTEIMAVLDRLHSEGNTIVLVTHEHDIAEYAHRVVYIKDGVVAKDEVKR
- a CDS encoding N-acetyltransferase: MKLFGKKNTAPELVTTGRFELEQNGQVAYLEYALAGPVLELRHTEVPEALRGQGLSSSLARTAFEWARENHKKVDVICPTVAGYVKTHPEYSDLILK